The following proteins come from a genomic window of Lycium ferocissimum isolate CSIRO_LF1 chromosome 4, AGI_CSIRO_Lferr_CH_V1, whole genome shotgun sequence:
- the LOC132054875 gene encoding non-specific lipid-transfer protein A-like, which produces MTKILLTLFGLALIVGQTNATIQCGTDVMPKVMSCGSYMVGPAPTPSKECCVGLQDLAKIAAASQPDRKAICTCIAAAMKTVPVDFEKAKKLPDLCHFKPFMPLDRNPDCSKVI; this is translated from the exons atgacaaaaatccTTTTGACTTTGTTTGGTCTGGCTCTAATTGTAGGCCAAACAAATGCAACTATTCAATGTGGTACTGATGTTATGCCAAAAGTAATGTCTTGTGGAAGTTATATGGTAGGTCCAGCTCCAACACCTAGCAAAGAATGTTGTGTTGGATTGCAAGATTTGGCTAAAATTGCTGCTGCCTCACAACCTGACCGCAAAGCTATTTGTACATGCATTGCAGCTGCCATGAAAACTGTCCCAGTGGACTTTGAGAAAGCTAAAAAACTTCCTGATCTTTGCCACTTCAAACCCTTTATGCCATTGGATCGCAATCCTGATTGCTCCAA GGTTATTTGA